A window of Hirundo rustica isolate bHirRus1 chromosome 27, bHirRus1.pri.v3, whole genome shotgun sequence contains these coding sequences:
- the NBR1 gene encoding next to BRCA1 gene 1 protein isoform X2 — MEPRVTLRVTCRGDTRTFLVSDPAHTTWADVEAMVKVSFDLDNIQIKYIDEDNDEVSVNSKEEYEEALKIAVKQGNQLQMNAYEKNSSRALQLHEKIATEKLVLLKDEKKPLLHYSMLAQGLKEELKNNEELTIQQQLNQTTTGSTNENPPEWFTSYLETFREQVVKETVERLEQKLYEKLVHHSQPPDFCESSIAGAPPPSESSSSQCDWLMSCCNCQARIVGVRYQCSLCPAYNICEECEAGTYAHDPNHVLLKLRRPIPCVADSYSLAELSPRLPATLEQVRLQKQMDKRFLKAEKQRLRAEKKQRKAEVRELKKQLKLHRKIHLWNSVHVLETNSSPALKSESLQPNTFLSPNQPFQAIVPTLSAVFVDENLPDGTHLKPGTKFIKHWRMKNTGNVEWSSDTKLKLMWGNLTLASSEKKDVLVPSLPSGQVGTVSVEFVAPNIEGTYTSHWRLSHRGEQFGPRIWCSIVVDPSPAAEYVESDWKDSDSCQNSQASSTKQDASFKTETGAQVIGEIAEQAEVSLPTVPLKIKNLPSEREFYIPSVDLLTAQDLLSFELLDINIVQELERVPHNTPVDMTPCMSPLPRDSPLLEKPGLGQIEEENEGSGFKLVPGMAEACLSVDSSVGKVKAEHGLSQEEGEEDMSGTQFVCETVIRSLTLDAAPDHKPPQKNPKILQNSLQTLQDTFSCNMINEESPINSNCNSKKEAKIHQAEPVTEKSCGDLPLSDESTRPCGGTGNCDEEEDDKDDVQSQCSSASSEDYIIILPECFDTSRPLGDSMYSSALSQPGVEKPGEPEAVAESPEGGSQPEIQRISDALTTSQTLPAVPSTPATVDSLPQTQRNLSSLQNSIFQEPNTPASESISSAPHDQVQREEPSGEDNHGPGSSAFLTRFSEYPRYPQGSSIAGELVKGALSVAASAYKALFAGPPIIEQPAAPEEQTAALLSSLCEMGFCDRQLNLSLLKKHNNNMIEVVTELLHISNRDWCSRC, encoded by the exons ATGGAGCCGCGGGTCACCCTGCGCGTCACCTGCCGCGGCGACACCCGCACCTTCCTCGTGTCCGACCCCGCGCACACGACGTGGGCCGATGTGGAGGCCATG gtTAAAGTTTCATTTGACCTGGACAACATTCAGATCAAGTACATTGATGAGGATAATGATGAG GTCTCTGTGAACAGCAAAG aGGAATATGAAGAAGCTCTGAAG ATTGCAGTTAAACAAGGAAATCAGCTTCAGATGAATGCTTATGAAAAGAATTCTTCTCGTGCTTTGCAACTGcatgaaaaaattgcaacagAAAAGCTGGTGCTTCTTAAAGATGAGAAGAAACCACTTTTGCATTATTCCATGCTAGCTCAGGGGTtaaaggaagaattaaaaaataatgaggaGCTGACCATTCAG caaCAGCTAAATCAGACCACAACAGGAAGCACAAATGAAAATCCTCCAGAATGGTTTACTAGCTACTTGGAAACA ttCAGGGAGCAAGTAGTCAAGGAGACTGttgagaggctggagcagaagcTGTATGAGAAGCTTGTTCATCACAGTCAGCCTCCAGACTTTTGTGAGAGCTCGATTGCAGGAGCACCTCCACCTtcggagagcagcagcagccagtgtGACTGGCTGATGTCGTGCTGCAACTGCCAGGCTCGCATTGTTGGGGTGCGCTACCAGTGCAG CCTTTGTCCAGCCTACAACATCTGTGAAGAGTGCGAAGCAGGAACGTATGCACACGATCCAAACCACGTCCTGCTAAAGCTGCGCAGACCCATCCCCTGCGTCGCTGACAGTtacagcctggcagagctctccccaCGCCTGCCTGCTACTCTGGAGCAAGTCAG GCTCCAGAAGCAGATGGACAAAAGATTTCTGAAGGCAGAGAAGCAAAGATTGCgagcagaaaagaaacagcGAAAAGCAGAGGTCCGAGAGctcaaaaagcagctgaaattgcACAGGAAAATTCATCTGTGGAACTCTGTCCATGTGTTGGAAACAAATAGCTCACCTGCTCTGAAATCTGAGAGTCTCCAGCCTAATACCTTCCT GAGCCCTAATCAACCTTTCCAAGCTATTGTCCCAACACTAAGTGCAGTATTTGTGGATGAGAATTTGCCTGATGGTACTCACTTGAAACCAGGAACAAAGTTTATCAAACATTGGCGAATGAAAAATACTGGCAATGTGGAGTGGAGCTCAGACACAAAG TTGAAACTTATGTGGGGCAATCTGACCTTGGCATCTTCTGAGAAAAAAGATGTGTTAGTGCCATCCCTTCCATCTGGACAAGTGGGAACTGTTTCAGTTGAGTTTGTAGCTCCCAACATCGAAGGAACTTACACTTCTCACTGGAGACTGTCACACAGAGGGGAACAGTTTGGGCCAAGGATCTGGTGCAGTATTGTTGTggatccctctccagctgctgagtaCGTAGAAAGTGATTGGAAGGATTCTGACTCCTGTCAGAACAGTCAAGCTTCCAGCACCAAACAG gATGCTTCCTTCAAGACAGAAACAGGTGCTCAAGTGATAGGTGAAATTGCAGAGCAGGCTGAAGTATCTCTGCCAACTGTTCCTTTAAAGATCAAAAATCTGCCAAGTGAGAGAGAATTTTATATCCCATCTGTCGATCTCCTCACTGCACAG GATTTGCTGTCCTTTGAGCTGTTGGACATTAATATTGTGCAGGAATTGGAGCGAGTGCCACACAATACTCCTGTTG ACATGACTCCATGCATGTCCCCTTTGCCACGTGACAGCCCCTTGCTGGAGAAACCTGGCTTAGGTCAGATAGAGGAGGAGAACGAGGGGAGTGGATTTAAACTAGTGCCTG GAATGGCAGAAGCCTGCCTTTCTGTGGACTCTTCTGTGGGGAAAGTGAAAGCTGAACATGGATTGAgccaggaggaaggggaggaagatATGAGTGGGACTCAGTTTGTCTGTGAAACTGTCATTCGATCTCTGACCCTGGATGCTGCACCTGACCACAagcccccacaaaaaaaccccaaaatcctccagA ACTCCCTACAAACATTGCAAGACACCTTCAGCTGCAATATGATAAATGAAGAATCACCTATAAATAGTAATTGTAATTCcaaaaaggaagcaaagatTCATCAGGCAGAACCAGTGACAGAAAAATCCTGTG gGGACCTTCCACTGTCTGATGAGAGCACAAGGCCCTGTGGTGGTACTGGCAATTGtgatgaagaggaagatgatAAAGATGATGTTCAGAGTCAgtgctcctctgcttcctcagaGGATTATATCATCATTCTCCCTGAGTGCTTTGACACCAGTCGGCCTTTGGGTGACTCCATGTATAGTTCAGCTCTTTCTCAGCCTGGTGTAGAAAAACCAGGAGAACCTGAAGCAGTAGCAGAGAGTCCAGAAGGGGGAAGCCAGCCAGAGATCCAGAGGATCAGTGATGCACTGACAACTTCCCAAACACTGCCTGCAGTACCATCAACCCCAGCGACTGTGGACAGCTTACCCCAGACACAAAG GAATCTTTCATCTCTTCAGAATTCTATCTTCCAAGAACCAAACACACCAGCTTCAGAGAGTATCTCTTCTGCTCCTCATGATCAAGTACAAAGAGAAG aaCCCAGTGGTGAAGATAATCATGGGCCAGGATCTTCTGCATTTCTCACTAGGTTCTCAGAATACCCGAG GTACCCTCAAGGAAGCAGCATTGCAGGAGAACTGGTGAAAGGAGCTTTGTCAGTTGCTGCTTCTGCCTACAAAGCATTATTTGCTGGACCACCCATTATTGAACAG cctgcagctccagaagagcagactgctgctctgctgtccaGCCTGTGTGAGATGGGATTCTGTGACAGGCAGTTAAACTTGAGCCTGCTGAAGAAACACAACAATAACATGATTGAAGTGGTGACTGAATTGCTTCACATCAGTAACAGAGACTGGTGCAGTAGGTGCTAA
- the NBR1 gene encoding next to BRCA1 gene 1 protein isoform X1: MEPRVTLRVTCRGDTRTFLVSDPAHTTWADVEAMVKVSFDLDNIQIKYIDEDNDEVSVNSKEEYEEALKIAVKQGNQLQMNAYEKNSSRALQLHEKIATEKLVLLKDEKKPLLHYSMLAQGLKEELKNNEELTIQQQLNQTTTGSTNENPPEWFTSYLETFREQVVKETVERLEQKLYEKLVHHSQPPDFCESSIAGAPPPSESSSSQCDWLMSCCNCQARIVGVRYQCSLCPAYNICEECEAGTYAHDPNHVLLKLRRPIPCVADSYSLAELSPRLPATLEQVRLQKQMDKRFLKAEKQRLRAEKKQRKAEVRELKKQLKLHRKIHLWNSVHVLETNSSPALKSESLQPNTFLSPNQPFQAIVPTLSAVFVDENLPDGTHLKPGTKFIKHWRMKNTGNVEWSSDTKLKLMWGNLTLASSEKKDVLVPSLPSGQVGTVSVEFVAPNIEGTYTSHWRLSHRGEQFGPRIWCSIVVDPSPAAEYVESDWKDSDSCQNSQASSTKQDASFKTETGAQVIGEIAEQAEVSLPTVPLKIKNLPSEREFYIPSVDLLTAQDLLSFELLDINIVQELERVPHNTPVDMTPCMSPLPRDSPLLEKPGLGQIEEENEGSGFKLVPGMAEACLSVDSSVGKVKAEHGLSQEEGEEDMSGTQFVCETVIRSLTLDAAPDHKPPQKNPKILQNSLQTLQDTFSCNMINEESPINSNCNSKKEAKIHQAEPVTEKSCGDLPLSDESTRPCGGTGNCDEEEDDKDDVQSQCSSASSEDYIIILPECFDTSRPLGDSMYSSALSQPGVEKPGEPEAVAESPEGGSQPEIQRISDALTTSQTLPAVPSTPATVDSLPQTQRNLSSLQNSIFQEPNTPASESISSAPHDQVQREEPSGEDNHGPGSSAFLTRFSEYPRYPQGSSIAGELVKGALSVAASAYKALFAGPPIIEQQPAAPEEQTAALLSSLCEMGFCDRQLNLSLLKKHNNNMIEVVTELLHISNRDWCSRC, encoded by the exons ATGGAGCCGCGGGTCACCCTGCGCGTCACCTGCCGCGGCGACACCCGCACCTTCCTCGTGTCCGACCCCGCGCACACGACGTGGGCCGATGTGGAGGCCATG gtTAAAGTTTCATTTGACCTGGACAACATTCAGATCAAGTACATTGATGAGGATAATGATGAG GTCTCTGTGAACAGCAAAG aGGAATATGAAGAAGCTCTGAAG ATTGCAGTTAAACAAGGAAATCAGCTTCAGATGAATGCTTATGAAAAGAATTCTTCTCGTGCTTTGCAACTGcatgaaaaaattgcaacagAAAAGCTGGTGCTTCTTAAAGATGAGAAGAAACCACTTTTGCATTATTCCATGCTAGCTCAGGGGTtaaaggaagaattaaaaaataatgaggaGCTGACCATTCAG caaCAGCTAAATCAGACCACAACAGGAAGCACAAATGAAAATCCTCCAGAATGGTTTACTAGCTACTTGGAAACA ttCAGGGAGCAAGTAGTCAAGGAGACTGttgagaggctggagcagaagcTGTATGAGAAGCTTGTTCATCACAGTCAGCCTCCAGACTTTTGTGAGAGCTCGATTGCAGGAGCACCTCCACCTtcggagagcagcagcagccagtgtGACTGGCTGATGTCGTGCTGCAACTGCCAGGCTCGCATTGTTGGGGTGCGCTACCAGTGCAG CCTTTGTCCAGCCTACAACATCTGTGAAGAGTGCGAAGCAGGAACGTATGCACACGATCCAAACCACGTCCTGCTAAAGCTGCGCAGACCCATCCCCTGCGTCGCTGACAGTtacagcctggcagagctctccccaCGCCTGCCTGCTACTCTGGAGCAAGTCAG GCTCCAGAAGCAGATGGACAAAAGATTTCTGAAGGCAGAGAAGCAAAGATTGCgagcagaaaagaaacagcGAAAAGCAGAGGTCCGAGAGctcaaaaagcagctgaaattgcACAGGAAAATTCATCTGTGGAACTCTGTCCATGTGTTGGAAACAAATAGCTCACCTGCTCTGAAATCTGAGAGTCTCCAGCCTAATACCTTCCT GAGCCCTAATCAACCTTTCCAAGCTATTGTCCCAACACTAAGTGCAGTATTTGTGGATGAGAATTTGCCTGATGGTACTCACTTGAAACCAGGAACAAAGTTTATCAAACATTGGCGAATGAAAAATACTGGCAATGTGGAGTGGAGCTCAGACACAAAG TTGAAACTTATGTGGGGCAATCTGACCTTGGCATCTTCTGAGAAAAAAGATGTGTTAGTGCCATCCCTTCCATCTGGACAAGTGGGAACTGTTTCAGTTGAGTTTGTAGCTCCCAACATCGAAGGAACTTACACTTCTCACTGGAGACTGTCACACAGAGGGGAACAGTTTGGGCCAAGGATCTGGTGCAGTATTGTTGTggatccctctccagctgctgagtaCGTAGAAAGTGATTGGAAGGATTCTGACTCCTGTCAGAACAGTCAAGCTTCCAGCACCAAACAG gATGCTTCCTTCAAGACAGAAACAGGTGCTCAAGTGATAGGTGAAATTGCAGAGCAGGCTGAAGTATCTCTGCCAACTGTTCCTTTAAAGATCAAAAATCTGCCAAGTGAGAGAGAATTTTATATCCCATCTGTCGATCTCCTCACTGCACAG GATTTGCTGTCCTTTGAGCTGTTGGACATTAATATTGTGCAGGAATTGGAGCGAGTGCCACACAATACTCCTGTTG ACATGACTCCATGCATGTCCCCTTTGCCACGTGACAGCCCCTTGCTGGAGAAACCTGGCTTAGGTCAGATAGAGGAGGAGAACGAGGGGAGTGGATTTAAACTAGTGCCTG GAATGGCAGAAGCCTGCCTTTCTGTGGACTCTTCTGTGGGGAAAGTGAAAGCTGAACATGGATTGAgccaggaggaaggggaggaagatATGAGTGGGACTCAGTTTGTCTGTGAAACTGTCATTCGATCTCTGACCCTGGATGCTGCACCTGACCACAagcccccacaaaaaaaccccaaaatcctccagA ACTCCCTACAAACATTGCAAGACACCTTCAGCTGCAATATGATAAATGAAGAATCACCTATAAATAGTAATTGTAATTCcaaaaaggaagcaaagatTCATCAGGCAGAACCAGTGACAGAAAAATCCTGTG gGGACCTTCCACTGTCTGATGAGAGCACAAGGCCCTGTGGTGGTACTGGCAATTGtgatgaagaggaagatgatAAAGATGATGTTCAGAGTCAgtgctcctctgcttcctcagaGGATTATATCATCATTCTCCCTGAGTGCTTTGACACCAGTCGGCCTTTGGGTGACTCCATGTATAGTTCAGCTCTTTCTCAGCCTGGTGTAGAAAAACCAGGAGAACCTGAAGCAGTAGCAGAGAGTCCAGAAGGGGGAAGCCAGCCAGAGATCCAGAGGATCAGTGATGCACTGACAACTTCCCAAACACTGCCTGCAGTACCATCAACCCCAGCGACTGTGGACAGCTTACCCCAGACACAAAG GAATCTTTCATCTCTTCAGAATTCTATCTTCCAAGAACCAAACACACCAGCTTCAGAGAGTATCTCTTCTGCTCCTCATGATCAAGTACAAAGAGAAG aaCCCAGTGGTGAAGATAATCATGGGCCAGGATCTTCTGCATTTCTCACTAGGTTCTCAGAATACCCGAG GTACCCTCAAGGAAGCAGCATTGCAGGAGAACTGGTGAAAGGAGCTTTGTCAGTTGCTGCTTCTGCCTACAAAGCATTATTTGCTGGACCACCCATTATTGAACAG cagcctgcagctccagaagagcagactgctgctctgctgtccaGCCTGTGTGAGATGGGATTCTGTGACAGGCAGTTAAACTTGAGCCTGCTGAAGAAACACAACAATAACATGATTGAAGTGGTGACTGAATTGCTTCACATCAGTAACAGAGACTGGTGCAGTAGGTGCTAA
- the NBR1 gene encoding next to BRCA1 gene 1 protein isoform X4 has product MNAYEKNSSRALQLHEKIATEKLVLLKDEKKPLLHYSMLAQGLKEELKNNEELTIQQQLNQTTTGSTNENPPEWFTSYLETFREQVVKETVERLEQKLYEKLVHHSQPPDFCESSIAGAPPPSESSSSQCDWLMSCCNCQARIVGVRYQCSLCPAYNICEECEAGTYAHDPNHVLLKLRRPIPCVADSYSLAELSPRLPATLEQVRLQKQMDKRFLKAEKQRLRAEKKQRKAEVRELKKQLKLHRKIHLWNSVHVLETNSSPALKSESLQPNTFLSPNQPFQAIVPTLSAVFVDENLPDGTHLKPGTKFIKHWRMKNTGNVEWSSDTKLKLMWGNLTLASSEKKDVLVPSLPSGQVGTVSVEFVAPNIEGTYTSHWRLSHRGEQFGPRIWCSIVVDPSPAAEYVESDWKDSDSCQNSQASSTKQDASFKTETGAQVIGEIAEQAEVSLPTVPLKIKNLPSEREFYIPSVDLLTAQDLLSFELLDINIVQELERVPHNTPVDMTPCMSPLPRDSPLLEKPGLGQIEEENEGSGFKLVPGMAEACLSVDSSVGKVKAEHGLSQEEGEEDMSGTQFVCETVIRSLTLDAAPDHKPPQKNPKILQNSLQTLQDTFSCNMINEESPINSNCNSKKEAKIHQAEPVTEKSCGDLPLSDESTRPCGGTGNCDEEEDDKDDVQSQCSSASSEDYIIILPECFDTSRPLGDSMYSSALSQPGVEKPGEPEAVAESPEGGSQPEIQRISDALTTSQTLPAVPSTPATVDSLPQTQRNLSSLQNSIFQEPNTPASESISSAPHDQVQREEPSGEDNHGPGSSAFLTRFSEYPRYPQGSSIAGELVKGALSVAASAYKALFAGPPIIEQQPAAPEEQTAALLSSLCEMGFCDRQLNLSLLKKHNNNMIEVVTELLHISNRDWCSRC; this is encoded by the exons ATGAATGCTTATGAAAAGAATTCTTCTCGTGCTTTGCAACTGcatgaaaaaattgcaacagAAAAGCTGGTGCTTCTTAAAGATGAGAAGAAACCACTTTTGCATTATTCCATGCTAGCTCAGGGGTtaaaggaagaattaaaaaataatgaggaGCTGACCATTCAG caaCAGCTAAATCAGACCACAACAGGAAGCACAAATGAAAATCCTCCAGAATGGTTTACTAGCTACTTGGAAACA ttCAGGGAGCAAGTAGTCAAGGAGACTGttgagaggctggagcagaagcTGTATGAGAAGCTTGTTCATCACAGTCAGCCTCCAGACTTTTGTGAGAGCTCGATTGCAGGAGCACCTCCACCTtcggagagcagcagcagccagtgtGACTGGCTGATGTCGTGCTGCAACTGCCAGGCTCGCATTGTTGGGGTGCGCTACCAGTGCAG CCTTTGTCCAGCCTACAACATCTGTGAAGAGTGCGAAGCAGGAACGTATGCACACGATCCAAACCACGTCCTGCTAAAGCTGCGCAGACCCATCCCCTGCGTCGCTGACAGTtacagcctggcagagctctccccaCGCCTGCCTGCTACTCTGGAGCAAGTCAG GCTCCAGAAGCAGATGGACAAAAGATTTCTGAAGGCAGAGAAGCAAAGATTGCgagcagaaaagaaacagcGAAAAGCAGAGGTCCGAGAGctcaaaaagcagctgaaattgcACAGGAAAATTCATCTGTGGAACTCTGTCCATGTGTTGGAAACAAATAGCTCACCTGCTCTGAAATCTGAGAGTCTCCAGCCTAATACCTTCCT GAGCCCTAATCAACCTTTCCAAGCTATTGTCCCAACACTAAGTGCAGTATTTGTGGATGAGAATTTGCCTGATGGTACTCACTTGAAACCAGGAACAAAGTTTATCAAACATTGGCGAATGAAAAATACTGGCAATGTGGAGTGGAGCTCAGACACAAAG TTGAAACTTATGTGGGGCAATCTGACCTTGGCATCTTCTGAGAAAAAAGATGTGTTAGTGCCATCCCTTCCATCTGGACAAGTGGGAACTGTTTCAGTTGAGTTTGTAGCTCCCAACATCGAAGGAACTTACACTTCTCACTGGAGACTGTCACACAGAGGGGAACAGTTTGGGCCAAGGATCTGGTGCAGTATTGTTGTggatccctctccagctgctgagtaCGTAGAAAGTGATTGGAAGGATTCTGACTCCTGTCAGAACAGTCAAGCTTCCAGCACCAAACAG gATGCTTCCTTCAAGACAGAAACAGGTGCTCAAGTGATAGGTGAAATTGCAGAGCAGGCTGAAGTATCTCTGCCAACTGTTCCTTTAAAGATCAAAAATCTGCCAAGTGAGAGAGAATTTTATATCCCATCTGTCGATCTCCTCACTGCACAG GATTTGCTGTCCTTTGAGCTGTTGGACATTAATATTGTGCAGGAATTGGAGCGAGTGCCACACAATACTCCTGTTG ACATGACTCCATGCATGTCCCCTTTGCCACGTGACAGCCCCTTGCTGGAGAAACCTGGCTTAGGTCAGATAGAGGAGGAGAACGAGGGGAGTGGATTTAAACTAGTGCCTG GAATGGCAGAAGCCTGCCTTTCTGTGGACTCTTCTGTGGGGAAAGTGAAAGCTGAACATGGATTGAgccaggaggaaggggaggaagatATGAGTGGGACTCAGTTTGTCTGTGAAACTGTCATTCGATCTCTGACCCTGGATGCTGCACCTGACCACAagcccccacaaaaaaaccccaaaatcctccagA ACTCCCTACAAACATTGCAAGACACCTTCAGCTGCAATATGATAAATGAAGAATCACCTATAAATAGTAATTGTAATTCcaaaaaggaagcaaagatTCATCAGGCAGAACCAGTGACAGAAAAATCCTGTG gGGACCTTCCACTGTCTGATGAGAGCACAAGGCCCTGTGGTGGTACTGGCAATTGtgatgaagaggaagatgatAAAGATGATGTTCAGAGTCAgtgctcctctgcttcctcagaGGATTATATCATCATTCTCCCTGAGTGCTTTGACACCAGTCGGCCTTTGGGTGACTCCATGTATAGTTCAGCTCTTTCTCAGCCTGGTGTAGAAAAACCAGGAGAACCTGAAGCAGTAGCAGAGAGTCCAGAAGGGGGAAGCCAGCCAGAGATCCAGAGGATCAGTGATGCACTGACAACTTCCCAAACACTGCCTGCAGTACCATCAACCCCAGCGACTGTGGACAGCTTACCCCAGACACAAAG GAATCTTTCATCTCTTCAGAATTCTATCTTCCAAGAACCAAACACACCAGCTTCAGAGAGTATCTCTTCTGCTCCTCATGATCAAGTACAAAGAGAAG aaCCCAGTGGTGAAGATAATCATGGGCCAGGATCTTCTGCATTTCTCACTAGGTTCTCAGAATACCCGAG GTACCCTCAAGGAAGCAGCATTGCAGGAGAACTGGTGAAAGGAGCTTTGTCAGTTGCTGCTTCTGCCTACAAAGCATTATTTGCTGGACCACCCATTATTGAACAG cagcctgcagctccagaagagcagactgctgctctgctgtccaGCCTGTGTGAGATGGGATTCTGTGACAGGCAGTTAAACTTGAGCCTGCTGAAGAAACACAACAATAACATGATTGAAGTGGTGACTGAATTGCTTCACATCAGTAACAGAGACTGGTGCAGTAGGTGCTAA